Proteins found in one Sorghum bicolor cultivar BTx623 chromosome 1, Sorghum_bicolor_NCBIv3, whole genome shotgun sequence genomic segment:
- the LOC8078822 gene encoding putative metallophosphoesterase At3g03305 — MASDLPLPLFVLLFLVLLPTPCSSWRPADDDDASVSRSVFPMDGDVAWVVQVSDLHISTYNPERAAELALLGTALRAIRPHLLLVTGDITDAKNQQRTTSRQDEYEWVTYKKTIDAIVGQGGIDKSRIFDIRGNHDTYGVPYRGGKLDFFSTYSVNSQFKRLSTVSSILLQGDRSYQFLGIDDTMSVGIRFPANLFGHSTDKRIEAVNLELQYWTNRSNVPVTKVVFGHFPMSFTASSEKGQRYESVFARQSISAYLCGHLHAKVSKQLWRYHEIRTAEDHKSSFWEWELGDWKDSRLIRILAIDGGAVSFIDHTLKQALETSILVTYPTDSRSMNILDSEKWSMRNDINVLIFSHQVIRNVSARVFDSHSEFKIVEEIPLQLVASTVTHRPLYHAKWNAENYRSSSATRYWLQVFVLDSHGLKISSEQRPFSVEGKMAIPTSPWTNYLLFEVQWEDMYQVLLWSNLAFTIVLLFIPKLLYHFVRRSSSYQRWALSILSSPIQQRKAYFWLVWFLMEGTRSKPFWFSMVIYVLWLIEMPWFWGHATSENGEIAQMYLSGWSVPVHDGGLMGNKLSNPDVLVITLPFLYLVVVPVIVLIYGLFAENSIVFLRHRRRIVSSADSANMHAESSIMLPVAPRALLMKFTDKMVSMMIQFCGSWTRRALLLSCLITAAIHLKLCSKLMSAYGIVPIVLSPPLTWIPLLLLVGAAYCTVLHVD; from the exons ATGGCCTCCGATCTCCCGCTCCCTCTCTTCGTGCTCCTCTTCCTCGTCCTCCTACCGACGCCGTGCTCCTCGTGGCGAccggccgacgacgacgacgcgtcGGTCTCGAGGTCGGTCTTCCCCATGGACGGTGACGTGGCTTGGGTGGTGCAGGTCAGCGACCTGCATATCAGCACCTACAACCCTGAGCGTGCCGCCGAACTGGCCCTCCTCGGCACCGCGCTGCGCGCAATCCGGCCTCACCTTCTCCTCGTCACCGGTGACATCACTG ATGCTAAGAATCAGCAAAGAACTACTTCAAGGCAGGATGAATACGAATGGGTTACCTACAAGAAAACTATTGATGCAATTGTTGGACAAGGTGGCATTGATAAGAGCAGGATATTTGATATTAGAGGCAATCATGACACATATGGAGTGCCCTATAGAGGAGGAAAATTGGACTTCTTTTCAACGTACAGTGTTAACTCACAGTTTAAGCGATTAAGCACCGTCAGTAGTATATTGCTTCAG GGAGATAGAAGCTACCAATTTCTGGGTATTGATGATACAATGAGTGTTGGCATTCGTTTTCCTGCAAATCTTTTTGGTCATTCAACTGATAAAAGGATAGAAGCAGTAAATTTAGAGCTTCAATACTGGACCAATCGTTCCAATGTTCCAGTTACAAAAGTTGTATTTGGACATTTCCCAATGTCATTCACTGCATCATCTGAAAAAGGGCAGCGATACGAAAGTGTATTTGCAAGGCAGTCTATTTCAGCATATCTGTGTGGTCATCTCCATGCAAAAGTTAGTAAGCAGCTTTGGAGGTATCATGAAATCAGAACAGCAGAAGATCACAAGTCAAGCTTTTGGGAATGGGAACTTGGAGACTGGAAGGACTCCAGATTGATAAGGATTTTAGCAATAGATGGTGGTGCAGTCTCATTCATAGACCACACATTGAAACAGGCACTTGAAACTTCCATCTTGGTCACATATCCAACAGATTCAAGAAGTATGAATATATTGGATTCAGAAAAGTGGTCGATGAGAAATGATATAAATGTTCTTATTTTCTCTCATCAAGTTATCCGTAATGTGAGTGCTAGAGTCTTTGACTCTCATAGTGAGTTTAAGATTGTTGAGGAGATACCTCTGCAACTTGTTGCCAGTACTGTTACTCACAGACCTTTGTACCATGCCAAATGGAATGCTGAAAATTACAGAAGTTCATCCGCTACTCGCTACTGGTTGCAGGTGTTTGTTCTTGATTCTCATGGTTTAAAGATTTCAAGTGAGCAGAGACCATTTTCAGTTGAGGGTAAGATGGCAATTCCCACGAGCCCATGGACCAACTATCTGCTCTTTGAAGTCCAGTGGGAAGACATGTATCAAGTCCTTCTGTGGAGTAATTTGGCCTTCACCATCGTATTGTTGTTCATCCCCAAACTGTTGTATCATTTTGTTAGGAGAAGTTCATCATATCAAAGGTGGGCTCTGTCAATTCTGTCATCCCCTATCCAGCAGAGAAAAGCTTACTTTTGGTTGGTTTGGTTTTTAATGGAGGGCACAAGGAGTAAACCTTTCTGGTTTTCTATGGTAATATATGTGCTCTGGCTAATTGAAATGCCATGGTTTTGGGGTCATGCAACGTCTGAAAATGGAGAAATTGCTCAAATGTACTTATCTGGATGGAGCGTGCCAGTTCATGATGGGGGCTTGATGGGCAACAAACTGAGCAACCCAGATGTGCTTGTCATCACACTACCATTCCTATATCTGGTGGTTGTCCCTGTAATAGTCCTTATATATGGTCTGTTTGCAGAAAATTCTATTGTGTTTTTGCGGCACAGAAGAAGAATAGTATCCTCTGCTGACTCAGCAAATATGCATGCTGAGTCATCAATCATGCTGCCAGTTGCTCCAAGGGCTTTACTAATGAAATTCACTGACAAGATGGTGTCCATGATGATCCAGTTTTGTGGTAGCTGGACAAGGAGGGCTCTTCTACTTTCATGCTTGATCACTGCAGCAATACATTTGAAG CTCTGTTCAAAGCTAATGTCAGCTTATGGAATTGTACCAATAGTCTTGTCACCTCCATTGACATGGATACCACTGTTGTTATTAGTTGGTGCTGCCTATTGTACAGTTCTCCATGTAGATTAG
- the LOC8054308 gene encoding dynamin-related protein 4C, with the protein MSKKLQMGGPKQAKGATDDGKGDVAGAGGSAVTASAIAASYDDQIRPLLDAVDRLRHLKVTQEGIQLPTIVVVGDQSSGKSSVLESLAGISLPRGQGICTRVPLVMRLQDDPSADSPKLQLEYSNGRVVTTTEANVADVINAATAEIAGSGKGISDAPITLVVRKRGVPDLTLVDLPGITRVPVQGQPEDISDQVAKIIKEYIAPKESIILNVLSATVDFPTCESIRMSQQVDRTGERTLAVVTKVDKAPEGLLEKVTMDDVHIGLGYVCVRNRIGDETYDQARVEEERLFKYHPLLSEIDKSMVGIPVLAQRLMQIQATIIAKCLPDIVKQINERLSRSSEELDQMPQDLNNVADAVRVFFHIVKQVCNSLEKVLVRGDFAEYPDDREFHGTARIAEMLSGYAKSLPVQCPTNTNEAFLMEEVRILEETKGINLPNFLPRSAFLVLLKKKVETIDQVPQDLVNGVWDYVEELVMKVLLKHSDNFPQMQSPCRRAVQTLMDKARLRSAQHVKELIAMELVADYTANPDYMKTWSEIMEGYEKFMEAVEDKTKPTRITLEGFGEVDVSHLRVYADFAGKAFDLRARLTAYWKSIVLRLVDGLALHVLLSVKLLVEKDLEEELGNELLSNKFAGVEKMLAPSPSTGTKRERLKKSIVLLRQSKEVVANIMDRISAAGEI; encoded by the coding sequence ATGTCCAAGAAGCTCCAGATGGGGGGGCCTAAGCAGGCTAAGGGCGCGACCGACGACGGCAAGGGTGACGTCGCTGGCGCCGGGGGCAGCGCAGTGACGGCGAGCGCCATCGCGGCCTCCTACGACGACCAGATCCGCCCGCTGCTCGACGCGGTGGACAGGCTGCGCCACCTCAAGGTGACGCAGGAGGGCATCCAGCTGCCCaccatcgtcgtcgtcggggaCCAGTCCAGCGGCAAGTCCAGCGTGCTCGAGTCCCTTGCCGGCATCAGCCTGCCGCGCGGCCAGGGCATCTGCACGCGCGTGCCCCTCGTCATGCGCCTGCAGGACGACCCTTCCGCGGATTCGCCCAAACTTCAGCTGGAGTACAGTAACGGCCGCGTGGTGACCACCACCGAGGCCAACGTCGCGGACGTCATCAACGCCGCCACCGCGGAGATCGCCGGGAGCGGCAAGGGCATCTCCGATGCGCCCATCACGCTAGTCGTGCGCAAGCGCGGCGTGCCCGACCTCACCCTCGTCGACCTCCCCGGCATCACGCGCGTGCCCGTGCAGGGGCAGCCCGAGGACATATCCGACCAggtggccaagatcatcaaggaGTACATCGCCCCGAAGGAGAGCATCATCCTCAACGTTCTCTCGGCCACGGTGGACTTCCCGACGTGCGAGTCCATCCGCATGTCGCAGCAGGTGGACCGCACCGGGGAGCGCACGCTGGCCGTGGTCACCAAGGTGGACAAGGCCCCCGAGGGCCTGCTTGAGAAGGTCACCATGGACGACGTGCACATCGGCCTCGGCTACGTCTGCGTCCGCAACCGTATCGGCGACGAGACGTATGACCAGGCGCGCGTCGAGGAGGAGCGGCTGTTCAAGTACCATCCGTTGCTGTCCGAGATCGACAAGtccatggtcggcatccccgtCCTCGCCCAGAGGCTTATGCAGATACAGGCCACCATCATCGCCAAGTGCCTCCCCGACATCGTCAAGCAAATCAACGAGCGCCTCAGCCGCAGCAGCGAGGAGCTCGACCAGATGCCGCAGGATCTGAACAACGTCGCCGATGCGGTCAGGGTGTTCTTCCACATCGTCAAGCAGGTCTgcaactcactagagaaggtgCTGGTGAGGGGCGACTTCGCCGAGTACCCTGATGACCGCGAGTTCCATGGCACGGCGCGCATCGCCGAGATGCTGAGTGGATACGCCAAGAGTCTGCCCGTGCAGTGCCCGACGAACACTAACGAGGCGTTTCTGATGGAGGAGGTGCGTATCCTGGAGGAGACGAAGGGCATCAATCTCCCCAACTTCCTGCCAAGATCAGCGTTTCTTGTCTTGTTGAAGAAGAAGGTGGAGACCATTGATCAGGTCCCTCAGGACCTTGTCAATGGCGTCTGGGACTACGTGGAGGAGCTGGTGATGAAGGTTCTGCTGAAGCACTCCGACAACTTCCCGCAGATGCAGTCGCCGTGCCGCCGCGCCGTGCAGACGCTGATGGACAAGGCGCGGCTGCGCTCGGCGCAGCACGTCAAGGAGCTGATCGCCATGGAGCTGGTGGCGGACTACACCGCCAACCCGGACTACATGAAGACCTGGTCGGAGATCATGGAAGGGTACGAGAAGTTCATGGAGGCCGTGGAGGACAAGACGAAGCCGACGAGGATCACACTGGAAGGCTTTGGCGAGGTGGACGTGTCGCATCTCAGGGTGTACGCTGACTTCGCAGGGAAGGCGTTCGACCTGAGGGCGCGCCTGACCGCGTACTGGAAGAGCATAGTGCTGAGGCTCGTTGATGGCCTGGCGCTGCATGTCCTTCTCAGCGTCAAGCTGCTGGTGGAGAAGGACCTCGAGGAGGAGCTCGGCAACGAGCTGCTGAGCAACAAGTTCGCCGGGGTGGAGAAGATGCTCGCGCCGTCGCCGAGCACTGGAACGAAGCGTGAGCGCCTGAAGAAGAGCATCGTCCTGCTGCGTCAGTCCAAGGAGGTCGTGGCCAACATCATGGACAGGATTAGCGCGGCGGGTGAAATCTAG
- the LOC8078823 gene encoding cytochrome P450 87A3, whose translation MEALQVPYAILGWSVSTLVVGWLLHWVYKWRHPPCNGKLPPGSMGFPIVGETFQFFRPSPSLGIPVFYKERLNRYGPVFRTSLVGQPVVVSLDAEVNRFIFQQEGKLFRSWYPDTSNSIFGKESINSYDGILHRYVRGLAARDFGLNNLKGPFLTEMADVVATSLQAWAAQPSIEVKEAISNMIFDMTAKKLIGVDVARARELRKNYESFFQGLIAFPLYVPGTTFYRCMQGRKKVQSVLKELLKERLSAPEKRHGDLLDIVVDDLQSEKPVATDKFAIDAIAALLFASFATIASTLSVAMKFLTDNPKVVEALTEEHETILKKREGVNSSITWDEYKSMTFTAQVMNEITRVGNVAPGIFRKSLKDVQVNGYTIPAGWLVMISPMAVHLNPRLFEDPLTFNPWRWQDNKSTLLRNFMPFGGGIRLCVGAEFSKVLIALFIHTLVTNYRWREVKGGDVLRISEIVFPQGYHIQLLPRT comes from the exons ATGGAAGCACTGCAGGTTCCATATGCTATTCTAGGTTGGAGTGTCAGCACACTTGTGGTAGGATGGCTGCTGCACTGGGTGTACAAGTGGAGGCACCCTCCGTGCAACGGCAAGCTTCCTCCTGGCTCAATGGGGTTCCCTATTGTAGGTGAGACCTTCCAGTTCTTCCGACCGAGCCCTTCCTTGGGTATCCCAGTCTTTTACAAAGAAAGATTGAACAG GTACGGTCCTGTGTTCAGGACGAGCCTGGTGGGGCAACCGGTGGTGGTGTCCCTGGACGCGGAGGTGAACCGGTTCATCTTCCAGCAGGAGGGCAAGCTGTTCCGGAGCTGGTACCCGGACACCTCCAACAGCATCTTCGGCAAGGAGAGCATCAATTCCTACGACGGCATCCTGCACCGCTACGTCCGCGGCCTTGCCGCACGCGACTTCGGCCTCAACAACCTCAAGGGGCCCTTCCTCACGGAGATGGCCGACGTCGTCGCCACCAGCCTCCAAGCATGGGCGGCACAGCCCAGCATCGAGGTCAAGGAGGCCATCTCAAAT ATGATCTTTGACATGACGGCAAAGAAGCTGATCGGTGTTGACGTTGCAAGGGCTAGAGAATTGCGGAAGAATTACGAATCATTTTTCCAGGGACTAATCGCCTTTCCGTTGTATGTTCCTGGGACAACATTCTACCGATGCATGCAG GGAAGGAAAAAGGTGCAGAGTGTTCTCAAAGAACTTCTGAAGGAAAGGCTAAGTGCCCCGGAGAAACGGCATGGAGACCTTCTTGACATAGTTGTTGATGATCTGCAAAGTGAAAAGCCAGTGGCGACTGATAAGTTTGCAATTGACGCAATCGCAGCACTCCTATTTGCCAGCTTTGCCACTATTGCTTCAACCCTCTCTGTTGCCATGAAGTTCCTTACTGACAACCCCAAAGTTGTCGAAGCACTCACG GAAGAGCACGAGACAATACTGAAGAAACGAGAGGGCGTGAATTCTTCAATCACATGGGATGAGTACAAGTCCATGACGTTTACTGCTCAG GTTATGAATGAGATAACTCGAGTGGGTAACGTGGCTCCTGGGATTTTCAGAAAGTCTCTCAAGGATGTCCAAGTGAATG GCTATACAATTCCTGCTGGCTGGTTGGTCATGATCAGCCCAATGGCAGTTCATCTGAACCCTAGATTATTTGAAGATCCACTCACCTTCAACCCATGGAGGTGGCAG GACAATAAGAGCACTCTGCTGAGAAATTTCATGCCATTTGGGGGCGGCATAAGGCTCTGCGTTGGGGCAGAGTTCAGCAAAGTCCTGATCGCGCTTTTCATCCACACCTTGGTGACCAATTATAG ATGGAGGGAAGTCAAAGGAGGTGATGTGCTACGCATCTCAGAGATTGTGTTTCCACAAGGCTACCACATCCAGCTGCTTCCTAGGACCTGA